The Pseudomonas sp. B21-023 genomic interval ACAGCTAAAGCAAAAGCGGGGAGGCCTACCGGCCTCCCCGCTTCTATATAGCTACGCCTGCAGGCAATCACTCAGCCTTGAGGGTAACCCGAGCAAACGCCTTCTTGCCCGCCTGGCACACGTGGGTCGCGCCGAGCACAAACATGAAGTCACGGTCGACCACCTCACCATCCACCTTGACCGCGCCTGCGCCGAGCAGATCCCGCGCCTGTGCCGAGTTTTTCACCAGGCCAGCCCGGTTCAGCACGGCGGCGATCGGCAGATTTTCAGCAGCGGCCACTTCGATCTCCGGCAGGTCTTCTGGCAGCTCGCCTTCCTTCATGCGGTTACCCGCAGCACGGTGCGCATTGGCCGCAGCCTCTTCACCATGGAAACGCGCCACGATTTCCTCGGCCAGCTTGATCTTGATGTCACGCGGGTTGGCGCCGTTCTCGACATCCGCCCGGAACTGATCGATCTCTTCCATCGAACGGAAGCTCAGCAGCTCGAAGTAACGCCACATCAAGGTATCGGGAATCGACACAAGCTTGCTGTACATCACCCCAGGGGCTTCCTGGATGCCGACATAATTGCCCAGCGACTTGGACATCTTCTTCACGCCATCCAGCCCTTCAAGCAGCGGCATGGTGACGATGCTCTGCGCCTCCTGGCCATAGGCGCGCTGCAGCTCGCGCCCCATCAGCAGGTTGAACTTCTGGTCGGTGCCACCCAGCTCGACATCGGCCTTCAAGGCAACGGAGTCGTAACCCTGCACCAGCGGATAGAGAAACTCATGGATCGCGATTGGCTGGTTGGTGGTGTAACGCTTGTCGAAGTCATCGCGTTCGAGCATGCGCGCCACGGTGTACTGCGAGGCCAGGCGAATAAAGTCGGCAGGCGTGAGCTTGTCCATCCAGGTGGAGTTGAACGCCACCTCGGTCTTCGCCGGGTCGAGAATCTTGAAGACCTGCTGCTTGTAGGTCTCGGCGTTGTCGAGCACCTGCTCGCGGGTCAGCGGCGGGCGAGTAGCGCTCTTGCCGCTCGGGTCGCCGATCATGCCGGTGAAGTCGCCGATCAGGAAGATGACCTGGTGGCCCAACTCCTGGAACTGACGCAGCTTGTTGATCAGCACCGTGTGCCCCAGGTGCAGGTCGGGCGCGGTTGGGTCGAAGCCCGCCTTGATGCGCAGCGGCTGGCCGCGCTTGAGCTTCTCCACCAGTTCCGACTCGACCAATACCTCTTCCGCACCGCGCTTGATAAGCGCCAGCTGCTCTTCAACCGACTTCATAGACAGACCCGCAACGCTAGGATTCAAGGGGAGCCAACCATACAAGATCGGCCATCAAATACAAGTTTCGCAACGGATTGTGACCCGAACGGCGCACCGCAACGTCTATGCGCCCTTGCGTGAGAATGGATTTGGTTATATTTTATACAGTTATTTCATCTTCATCATGTCATTCATCTTTTCCATTTCACCTTTTTCAAAGTCACCTTATCTATGACCAACGAAACGCCTAAAGCGCCCCCGCTTTATCCGAAAAGCCATCTGTTGGCCGCCAGCGGCATCGCCGCCCTTCTCAGTCTGGCTTTGCTGGTATTCCCGTCCAGCGAAGTGGAAGCCAAGAAAACCACCCTCAGCCTGGAGCTGGAAAGCCCGGCCGAACAGCTCAAGGACGAGTCTCGCGGCGCCCCGCTGGTACAGGCCGAGCAGAACAGCGACTCACCCTTCGCTCAGATCGAAGGTGCAGAACCCGAAACCGCCAAGGCGGAACCCGCTCCAGCCCCTGCGGCAAAACCGGAGGACAAGGCCCCGGGTCACCGCGAAGTGGTCGTCAGCCGCGGCGATACACTCTCGACCTTGTTCAACAAGGTCGGCCTGCCTGCCAACGTCGTTCACGACGTACTGGCCAGCAACAAGCAGGCCAAGCAGTTCAGCCTGCTCAAGCATGGCCAGGTGCTGCAATTCGAGCTGGACAAGGACGGCCAGCTGGCAAGCCTGCACAGCAAAGTCAGCAACCTCGAGACCATCCGCCTGAACCGCACCGACAAGGGCTTCGCCTTCGAGCGCGAGGTCAGCAAGCCGGTGGTGCGCACCGCCTACGCCCACGGCGTGATCAAGAGCTCGCTGTCCGCCTCCGCCCAGCGCGCTGGCCTGTCCCACAGCATGACCATGGACATGGCGCGCATCCTCGGCTACGACATTGATTTCGCCCAGGACATCCGCCCGGGCGACGAATTCGACGTGGTCTATGAGCAGAAGATGATGGACGGCAAGGTGGTCGGCACCGGCAACATCCTCTCCGCCCGCTTCACCAACCGCGGCAAGACCTACACCGCCGTGCGCTACACCAACAAGCAGGGCAACACCAACTACTACACCGCCGACGGCAACAGCCTGCGCAAGGCGTTCATCCGTACCCCGGTGGATTTCGCCCGCATCAGCTCGCGGTTCTCTGCCGGCCGCAAGCACCCGATCCTCAACAAGATCCGCGCGCACAAGGGCGTGGACTACGCCGCGCCACGCGGCACGCCGATCAAGGCTGCAGGCGACGGTCGCATCGAACTCGCCGGCCGCCGTGGCGGCTACGGCAACACCGTGATCATCGCCCACGGCAACTCGTACAAGACGCTCTATGGCCACATGCAGGGCTTCGCGAAGGGCATCAAGACCGGCTCCAGCGTCAAGCAGGGGCAGATCATCGGCTACATCGGCACCACCGGCCTGTCGACCGGCCCGCACCTGCACTACGAGTTCCAGGTCAATGGCGTGCACGTCGACCCACTGAGCCAGAAGGTGCCGATGGCCGACCCGATCGCCAAGGCCGAGCGCCAGCGCTTCAACCAGCAGAGCCAGCCCCTGATTGCCCGCATGGATCAGGAAAAGGCCACTCTGCTCGCAGCCAACAAGCGCTGAGCCCATGGCGCTCTACCTGGGGGTGATGTCCGGCACCAGCCTCGATGGGCTGGACATCGCCCTGATCGAGCAAGACGAGCAGCTGCGGCTGCTCGCCACCCACTACATCCCCATGCCCGTCGACCTGCGCCAGGACCTGCTCGGCCTCTGCGCCAGCGGCCCCGACGAGATCGCCCGTGCCGCCCTTGCCGAGAACCGCTGGGCCACACTGGCCGCCCAGGGCATCAACCACCTGCTGGACGCCCAAGGCCTGGGCCCCGAGGCCATTCGCGCCATCGGCAGCCACGGCCAGACTGTTCGCCATGAGCCGGCCCGCGGCTTCACCGTGCAGATCGGCAACCCCGCCCTGCTGGCCGAACTCACCGGCATCTGCGTGGTGGGCGACTTCCGCCGCCGCGACGTGGCGGCAGGCGGCCAGGGCGCTCCCCTGGTACCGGCATTTCACGAGGCCTTGTTCGGGCATCTCGGCCAGTGCCTGGCGATCCTCAACGTAGGCGGTTTCAGCAACCTCAGCCTGGTCGAGCGGGACCAACCGGTACATGGCTTCGACTGCGGGCCGGGCAATGTGTTGCTGGATGCCTGGATCGAGCGCAAGCAAGGCCAGGCCTTTGATGCCAATGGCGCCTGGGCGGCCAGCGGCTGCGTGCAGCACGGCCTGTTGAACGCGCTGCTGAGCGA includes:
- a CDS encoding anhydro-N-acetylmuramic acid kinase; this translates as MALYLGVMSGTSLDGLDIALIEQDEQLRLLATHYIPMPVDLRQDLLGLCASGPDEIARAALAENRWATLAAQGINHLLDAQGLGPEAIRAIGSHGQTVRHEPARGFTVQIGNPALLAELTGICVVGDFRRRDVAAGGQGAPLVPAFHEALFGHLGQCLAILNVGGFSNLSLVERDQPVHGFDCGPGNVLLDAWIERKQGQAFDANGAWAASGCVQHGLLNALLSDPFFAGSGPKSTGREVFNLPWLDAHLARLPAYRDEDVQATLLELTAHTIIDSLRQAQSGTEALLVCGGGARNGVLMARLAALLPGAKVASTAAHGVDPDWVEAMAFAWLAHCCLEGIPANRPSVTAARGLRILGAIYPA
- the tyrS gene encoding tyrosine--tRNA ligase, producing MKSVEEQLALIKRGAEEVLVESELVEKLKRGQPLRIKAGFDPTAPDLHLGHTVLINKLRQFQELGHQVIFLIGDFTGMIGDPSGKSATRPPLTREQVLDNAETYKQQVFKILDPAKTEVAFNSTWMDKLTPADFIRLASQYTVARMLERDDFDKRYTTNQPIAIHEFLYPLVQGYDSVALKADVELGGTDQKFNLLMGRELQRAYGQEAQSIVTMPLLEGLDGVKKMSKSLGNYVGIQEAPGVMYSKLVSIPDTLMWRYFELLSFRSMEEIDQFRADVENGANPRDIKIKLAEEIVARFHGEEAAANAHRAAGNRMKEGELPEDLPEIEVAAAENLPIAAVLNRAGLVKNSAQARDLLGAGAVKVDGEVVDRDFMFVLGATHVCQAGKKAFARVTLKAE
- a CDS encoding peptidoglycan DD-metalloendopeptidase family protein, which encodes MTNETPKAPPLYPKSHLLAASGIAALLSLALLVFPSSEVEAKKTTLSLELESPAEQLKDESRGAPLVQAEQNSDSPFAQIEGAEPETAKAEPAPAPAAKPEDKAPGHREVVVSRGDTLSTLFNKVGLPANVVHDVLASNKQAKQFSLLKHGQVLQFELDKDGQLASLHSKVSNLETIRLNRTDKGFAFEREVSKPVVRTAYAHGVIKSSLSASAQRAGLSHSMTMDMARILGYDIDFAQDIRPGDEFDVVYEQKMMDGKVVGTGNILSARFTNRGKTYTAVRYTNKQGNTNYYTADGNSLRKAFIRTPVDFARISSRFSAGRKHPILNKIRAHKGVDYAAPRGTPIKAAGDGRIELAGRRGGYGNTVIIAHGNSYKTLYGHMQGFAKGIKTGSSVKQGQIIGYIGTTGLSTGPHLHYEFQVNGVHVDPLSQKVPMADPIAKAERQRFNQQSQPLIARMDQEKATLLAANKR